The following coding sequences lie in one Arachis stenosperma cultivar V10309 chromosome 5, arast.V10309.gnm1.PFL2, whole genome shotgun sequence genomic window:
- the LOC130982650 gene encoding uncharacterized protein LOC130982650 — protein sequence MAFTSTLSLYSHPQVRCYRHRRLQSLPLTAAGLGKLTLLPIWRTRAASRARFGCFVVKASSSVEGTPARSTGSRRVYRRSQATAAPIAPLKRVADFVAPFGLIFAISFVVWKVVEKILYPTPKRLESSTVEGQSASQGVKWSIAAGTNLLSQLGAKIERQSKQKLNEFARELRSFPSIDMSGRNFGDEGLFFLAESLAYNQIVEEVSFAANGITAAGLKAFDGVLQSNIALKILDLSGNPVGDEGVKCLCDILVDNSGIEKLQLNSTDLGDEGAKAIAEMLKKNSSLRVIELNNNMIEYSGFSSLAGALLENNSLRNIHLNGNYGGALGANALAKALEGNKSLRELHLHGNSIGDEGVRSLMTGLSIYKGKLAILDIGNNSITAKGAVHVAEYIRKSKSILWLNLYMNDIGDEGAEKIADALKENRSITTIDLGGNNIHAVGVTSIAKVLKDNSVITTLELSYNPIGPDGANALAEVLKFHGNVKTLKLGWCQIGAKGAESIADALKYNTTIETLDLRANGLRDDGALCLARSLKVVNEALTSLDLGFNEIRDDGAFAIAQALKSNEDVNVTSINIANNFLTKFGQSALSDAKDHVYEMAEKEINIFY from the exons ATGGCCTTCACTtccactctctctctctactCTCACCCTCAA GTTCGTTGCTACCGCCACCGCCGACTGCAATCGCTGCCGCTGACTGCAGCCGGTTTGGGCAAGCTCACACTGCTTCCGATTTGGAGAACGCGTGCAGCCTCCAGAGCGCGGTTTGGATGCTTCGTCGTTAAGGCCTCTTCCAGCGTTGAAGGAACTCCGGCTCGTTCCACCGGTTCTCGCAGAGTCTACCGCCGGTCTCAGGCCACCGCGGCGCCAATTGCCCCTCTGAAACGAGTTGCTGACTTTGTTGCTCCATTTGGATTGATTTTCGCCATCTCTTTTG TTGTTTGGAAAGTAGTGGAGAAGATTCTTTATCCAACTCCAAAGCGATTGGAGTCATCAACTGTCGAAGGCCAATCTGCTTCACAAGGAGTGAAATGGTCTATTGCTGCTGGCACCAATTTGTTATCCCAGCTAGGTGCAAAGATTGAAAGGCAATCTAAGCAGAAGCTGAATGAGTTTGCTCGAGAACTGAGGTCATTTCCAAGTATTGATATGTCAG GACGGAACTTCGGCGATGAAGGGTTATTCTTTCTTGCTGAGAGCTTGGCATACAACCAG ATTGTGGAGGAAGTGAGTTTTGCAGCAAATGGAATAACTGCAGCTGGGTTGAAAGCTTTTGATGGTGTTCTTCAATCAAACATTGCATTGAAGATTCTTGATCTTTCAGGAAACCCTGTTGGAGATGAAGGAGTTAAG TGCTTATGTGACATACTGGTGGATAACTCTGGCATTGAGAAGCTCCAGCTAAACAGTACTGACTTGGGTGATGAG GGGGCAAAAGCTATTGCAGAAATGTTGAAGAAGAATTCTAGTTTGCGGGTTATCGAACTTAACAACAATATGATTGAATATTCT GGATTTTCAAGTTTGGCTGGAGCACTTCTTGAAAATAACAGCTTACGCAATATCCATCTCAA TGGCAATTATGGTGGCGCTTTGGGGGCTAATGCATTGGCTAAAGCACTTGAGGGCAACAAGTCTTTAAGG GAGCTTCATCTGCATGGAAATTCTATTGGTGATGAAGGAGTCCGTTCTTTGATGACAGGATTATCTATCTATAAAG ggaaacttgcaattctggaCATTGGAAACAACTCAATAACAGCTAAAGGTGCGGTCCATGTTGCTGAGTATATCAGGAAGAGCAAGAGCATTCTATGGTTGAACCTTTACATGAATGACATTGGTGATGAG GGCGCGGAAAAAATTGCAGATGCTTTGAAGGAAAACCGTTCCATAACGACAATAGATCTG GGTGGAAACAACATTCATGCTGTTGGAGTGACTTCTATTGCTAAAGTTTTGAAAGATAATTCAGTTATTACCACT TTAGAACTTAGTTATAATCCCATTGGGCCAGATGGAGCCAATGCTTTGGCTGAGGTTCTGAAGTTTCATGGAAACGTAAAAACACTTAAGCTTGGTTGGTGCCAG ATAGGAGCAAAGGGAGCAGAATCCATTGCAGATGCTTTAAAATATAATACTACAATTGAAACTCTGGACCTGCGAGCAAATGGACTAAGAGATGAT GGTGCACTCTGCCTGGCTCGCAGCTTGAAAGTGGTTAATGAAGCTTTAACCTCTCTAGACTTGGGATTTAATGAAATAAGG GATGATGGCGCTTTTGCTATTGCTCAAGCTCTGAAGTCAAATGAGGATGTCAATGTTACATCCATAAACATTGCGAATAACTTCCTTACAAAATTTGGGCAG AGTGCTTTATCTGATGCAAAGGATCATGTCTATGAGATGGCGGAAAAGGAAATCAACATTTTCTACTAG